A window of Pseudochaenichthys georgianus unplaced genomic scaffold, fPseGeo1.2 scaffold_406_arrow_ctg1, whole genome shotgun sequence genomic DNA:
TGCATGTAGTTTATGAGAAGGTCTTAGTTTGTGTACATCACTTCTTCGGTTACTTGGAATGTATATTTACTATTGTCAGGTCCAACTGTGAACGTTTCCCGTTCACATGCATGCAGGTTATTGTGGTTTTTAGTATTGTATGTGTTGAATTAGGacatgttgcatttatattcccTCCTTTTATCCAGAGACAGAAAGCCTGAGTAAGTCTGTGAACTTCTGTTTGAATAACTGAGACAGGCCAGACCTTTGCTGCATGTAGTGTATGTGGAGGTGAGATATTCCCAGCACAATATTGTCACGTACAACCCTAGGAGATTTTACAATTCACATGCATGCAAGCATGCAGGCTGATTTTGTATTAATATATGAATATTGAGTAACTtatgttgttttattgttaGTACCTGGACACAGGTAGATAATCATACTGTATACATGTGTATACTGCTTCTGCATGCAAGTATTGTGGCACATATATGTATTTAACATGAGGAAAGAATATATTCTCACTTATATTTGACTTACTTCAAATGAGATTATATTGATTATTGTCTGCTTGTGACCTTTCCTTAAGTCTTGCATCTCCTTTCTATAGCTCTTGTTCTTTCTATGAATGTGTTCTCTGTTCAGGCCGACTTGCAAACATGAAGGAGGCAATGTGTAAGAGTGTGAAATAATGTTTAAAACAATGCGAATTACCATGTTGGTGGTTCATGTAGTTTATGAGACTTTTTTCCTGCCCTTCATTTGTGTGCTTCTCTTCTCCAGCTACCTGAAGCTAAATTCAATATTGTCAAGTACAAGTGTTAGGAAGGTTTTAATTCACATGCACGCAGGCTTATTGTGTGTTTGCATTACTGGAGGTGTTGAATCACGACATTTTCCTCTGAACATTTCCCTTATTGTGCATTTATATTCCCCCTTTCTTCGCAGATATAGAGAGCCTGAATAAGTCTGTGAACTACTGTATGTGGAGGTGAGATTTTCCCAGATGTTATATTTAACATGGTCACATACAACTGTTGGAGATTGCATGCAGGCTGATTTTGtattaatatctgaaatgtagcTAACAACATCTCATTAACAGTTCCTGTATTGTTCCTCTCTTTGGAGCAGACATGAAGAGCAACAGCAGCCTGAACCCTCCCTACTTTCAGTTGACTCTGTTTGCAGACTTTGGGCCCCTCAGATACCTGTTCTTCATCTTGTGTCTGTTCACCTATGTGACTATAGTCTCTGCTAACATGGTCATTATTCTGGCAGTGTTCCTGGAGAAGTCTCTGCATCAGCCCATGTATATGTTCATCAGCTGTCTGTGTGTAAACTCTCTGTATGGCTCAGCTGGATTCTTCCCCAGGTTCCTGCAGGACATCCTCTCTGACTCTCATTTGGTTGCACGTCCATTATGCTTTATTCAGGTGTATGTTATTTACACCTATGCTTCCTATGAGCTAAGCATCCTTACCATCATGGCCTACGATAGGTTCATTGCTATCTGTCAGCCCTTACACTACCACAGTAAAATGACCTTCAAATGGGTGCAGGTTCTTGTGCTTGTTGCTGTTTTATACCCAGTGTTTACTGTTGGCTTCTTAGTCTATCTTACTGTTAAATTACCGCTGTGTGGAAATAAACTGAACCGGATTTTCTGCTCTAACTGGCCTGTGGTGcagctctcctgtgtggacaccACTCTGAACAACATAGCTGGACGGTTTATCGTGGTGACGGCCATCTTCATCCCCCTATTCTTTGTACTGTACACATATCTACGGATTCTGCTGGTCTGCAGCAGGAGATCGTCTGAATTCAGAGGAAAGGCGTTACAAACCTGCTTGCCTCATATCATCTCCTTTTTGACCTACTCCATCTCTCTC
This region includes:
- the LOC117442279 gene encoding olfactory receptor 51L1-like — translated: MKSNSSLNPPYFQLTLFADFGPLRYLFFILCLFTYVTIVSANMVIILAVFLEKSLHQPMYMFISCLCVNSLYGSAGFFPRFLQDILSDSHLVARPLCFIQVYVIYTYASYELSILTIMAYDRFIAICQPLHYHSKMTFKWVQVLVLVAVLYPVFTVGFLVYLTVKLPLCGNKLNRIFCSNWPVVQLSCVDTTLNNIAGRFIVVTAIFIPLFFVLYTYLRILLVCSRRSSEFRGKALQTCLPHIISFLTYSISLFCELSLTRLEAGQLNPSIAVILSLAYLIIPPLNNPIVYGLGLPQIKGVVLRFLKKGPAADI